The Pyrus communis chromosome 9, drPyrComm1.1, whole genome shotgun sequence genome has a segment encoding these proteins:
- the LOC137745992 gene encoding leucine-rich repeat receptor-like protein kinase PXC1 translates to MKKNKPFAFLTLSLLLLASAHSSFSSPPPNDTWALDQFRLQTDSHGYLRSNWTGSDACTPGWAGVRCSTNKDRVVALFLPSLNLRGPLDSLASLDQLRLLDLHNNRLNGTVSPLVNCTKLKLLYLAGNDLSGEIPSEISSLRRLLRLDLSDNNLRGPVPDNLTHLTRLLTLRLQNNALSGEVPDLSASLADLKELNFTNNELYGRLPEGLLKKFGDESFSGNEGLCGPSPLPACSFTGTRDPPSAASSETVPSNPSQLPQTTSPNEPNKKQRRKGLSPGAIVAIVIANCVAMLVVVSFIVAHYCARDRGGSSSMAGSESGKRRSGSSYGGDQKKVYANSGGGGDSDGTNATDRSKLVFFDRRKQFELEDLLRASAEMLGKGSLGTVYKAVLDDGSTMAVKRLKDANPCERKEFEQYMDVIGKVKHPNVVRLSAYYYAKEEKLLVYDYLPNGSLHSLLHGNRGPGRIPLDWTTRISLVLGAARGLARIHAEYSSAKVPHGNVKSSNVLLDKNGVACISDFGLSLLLNPVHAIARLGGYRAPEQAEVKRLSQKADVYSFGVLLLEVLTGRAPSQYPSPAHPRVEEEEDAVDLPKWVRSVVKEEWTGEVFDQELLRYKNIEEELVAMLHVGLACVVPQPEKRPTMSEVAKMIEDIRVERSPLGEDYDDSRNSLSPSLVTTEDGLA, encoded by the exons GCTGGAGTCCGATGCTCCACCAATAAAGACCGCGTAGTCGCTCTCTTCCTCCCTTCCCTCAACCTCCGGGGCCCACTCGACTCCCTCGCTTCTCTCGACCAGCTCCGCCTCCTCGACCTCCACAACAACCGCCTCAATGGCACCGTTTCTCCTCTCGTCAACTGCACCAAGCTCAAGCTCCTCTACCTCGCAGGCAACGACCTCTCCGGCGAAATTCCGTCGGAGATCTCCTCCCTCCGGCGACTCCTCCGCCTTGACCTCTCCGACAACAACCTCCGGGGACCCGTTCCAGACAATCTCACCCACCTGACCAGGCTCCTAACGCTCCGCCTCCAGAACAACGCCCTCTCCGGCGAAGTCCCCGACCTCTCCGCCTCCCTTGCCGACCTCAAGGAGCTCAATTTCACCAACAACGAATTGTACGGAAGGCTGCCGGAGGGTCTGTTGAAGAAGTTCGgcgatgaaagcttttccgggAATGAAGGGCTATGCGGGCCGAGCCCCTTGCCGGCTTGTTCATTCACCGGCACTCGCGATCCGCCCTCGGCGGCTTCATCCGAAACGGTGCCGTCAAATCCAAGCCAATTGCCTCAGACGACGAGCCCAAACGAGCCGAACAAGAAGCAACGGAGGAAGGGGCTGAGCCCCGGCGCAATCGTTGCGATCGTGATCGCGAATTGCGTGGCCATGCTGGTGGTCGTGTCATTCATCGTGGCCCACTACTGCGCGAGAGACCGCGGCGGCTCGAGTTCGATGGCCGGGAGCGAGAGCGGTAAGAGAAGGAGCGGGAGCAGCTACGGAGGCGATCAGAAGAAGGTGTACGCGAACAGCGGGGGTGGCGGGGACAGTGACGGTACAAACGCAACGGACAGGAGCAAGCTGGTATTTTTCGACCGGAGGAAGCAGTTTGAGCTGGAGGATTTGCTGCGGGCGTCGGCGGAGATGTTGGGGAAAGGAAGCCTAGGGACGGTGTACAAGGCGGTGCTGGACGACGGGAGCACCATGGCTGTGAAGCGGCTCAAGGACGCGAACCCGTGCGAGAGGAAGGAGTTTGAGCAGTACATGGATGTGATTGGAAAGGTGAAGCATCCCAATGTGGTGAGGCTGAGTGCTTATTACTATGCCAAGGAAGAGAAGCTTCTTGTCTATGATTATCTCCCTAATGGAAGCTTGCACTCACTTCTGCATG GGAATCGGGGTCCGGGTAGAATTCCATTGGATTGGACTACAAGGATCAGCTTGGTGTTGGGTGCGGCTCGTGGCCTTGCCAGGATTCATGCGGAATACAGCTCTGCTAAAGTACCGCATGGCAATGTCAAGTCTTCCAATGTCCTTCTTGACAAGAATGGCGTCGCTTGCATTTCCGACTTCGGCCTCTCTCTGCTTCTCAACCCGGTTCACGCCATTGCAAGATTGGGAGGATACCGAGCTCCTGAGCAGGCGGAGGTCAAGAGGCTATCTCAGAAGGCGGACGTGTACAGCTTCGGAGTCTTGCTTCTGGAGGTTCTAACGGGGAGAGCTCCATCCCAGTACCCTTCTCCCGCCCATCCCCGtgtggaagaggaggaggacgCGGTGGACCTTCCGAAATGGGTGAGGTCTGTGGTGAAGGAGGAGTGGACCGGGGAGGTGTTTGATCAAGAACTTCTGAGGTACAAGAACATTGAGGAGGAGCTTGTTGCAATGCTCCATGTGGGATTGGCTTGTGTGGTGCCTCAGCCTGAGAAGAGGCCTACAATGTCCGAAGTAGCTAAGATGATTGAGGACATCCGAGTCGAGAGATCCCCACTCGGAGAAGACTATGATGATTCCCGCAATTCGCTTTCGCCTTCTCTCGTCACCACTGAAGACGGGCTGGCCTGA